One genomic segment of Chitinophaga sancti includes these proteins:
- a CDS encoding VOC family protein translates to MEPLRNALNWFEIPVHDFDRAKKFYSQILGCDLPEQTSGFKKMAFFPFDSSTGAGGALVHGTEYLPSQRGALIYLNAGEDLTPILDRVEAAGGKIELDKRPISDIPLPGFFAIIYDTDGNRIALHSRT, encoded by the coding sequence ATGGAACCTCTCAGGAATGCATTAAACTGGTTCGAAATCCCTGTCCACGACTTCGACAGAGCAAAGAAATTCTACAGCCAGATCCTTGGCTGCGACCTTCCCGAACAAACTTCCGGATTCAAAAAAATGGCCTTCTTCCCCTTCGACTCCTCCACTGGTGCAGGCGGCGCACTCGTCCATGGCACGGAATACCTCCCCAGCCAACGCGGAGCGCTGATTTACCTCAACGCCGGCGAAGACCTCACCCCCATCCTCGACCGCGTCGAAGCCGCCGGTGGCAAAATTGAACTTGACAAACGCCCCATCTCCGACATCCCCCTCCCCGGCTTCTTCGCCATCATCTACGACACCGACGGCAACCGCATCGCGCTCCATTCCCGTACCTAA
- a CDS encoding ribonuclease H-like YkuK family protein, producing MKWRRFNGEQIQLPIKEEVREAIIRETAKGFHLKVCIGTDSQVKGADTEFATVIVFLREGHGGFMFIHNEKTRDVYSIKERMLIEVAKSIEIAYELCDMFTKYDVDMEVHADINTNPQFKSNLALREAMGYILGMGFAFKAKPDAFASSCCADKVVN from the coding sequence ATGAAATGGAGAAGATTCAACGGCGAACAAATCCAATTGCCAATTAAGGAAGAAGTCCGCGAGGCTATCATCCGCGAAACCGCAAAAGGCTTTCACCTGAAAGTATGTATCGGCACCGACTCCCAGGTCAAAGGCGCTGACACAGAATTCGCTACCGTTATTGTATTTCTGCGCGAAGGACATGGAGGTTTTATGTTCATTCACAATGAAAAAACCCGCGACGTCTACTCTATCAAAGAGCGCATGCTCATAGAAGTAGCCAAAAGCATCGAAATCGCCTACGAACTCTGTGACATGTTTACTAAATATGACGTAGACATGGAAGTACATGCAGACATCAACACCAACCCCCAGTTTAAAAGTAACCTGGCTTTACGCGAAGCCATGGGTTATATACTGGGTATGGGCTTCGCCTTCAAAGCCAAGCCAGACGCGTTTGCCAGCAGTTGCTGTGCCGATAAGGTAGTCAACTGA
- a CDS encoding GbsR/MarR family transcriptional regulator — translation MKLSEAKAQFIQTWGSLGAQWGINRTMAQIHALLMIMPDPLSADEIMAELNISRGNTNMNVRELINWGIVDRVLVPGERKEYFTAEKDIYKVAKEIARERKRRELEPILKTLDQLQEVEGDPKDKHVQSFKDSITEINKFAHQTDKTLSLFVKADENWFYSTLIKLFK, via the coding sequence ATGAAATTATCGGAAGCAAAAGCACAATTCATCCAGACATGGGGTTCACTCGGAGCGCAATGGGGAATCAACCGGACTATGGCCCAAATTCACGCTTTGCTAATGATCATGCCTGATCCACTGAGTGCAGACGAAATCATGGCAGAACTGAATATTTCACGTGGCAATACCAATATGAATGTGCGTGAGCTCATCAACTGGGGTATCGTAGATCGTGTCCTCGTTCCCGGCGAAAGAAAAGAATATTTCACTGCCGAAAAAGACATCTACAAAGTCGCCAAGGAAATAGCCAGGGAAAGAAAACGACGTGAACTGGAACCGATTCTCAAAACCCTGGATCAACTCCAGGAAGTAGAAGGAGATCCAAAAGACAAGCACGTGCAATCTTTCAAAGATTCTATTACTGAAATAAACAAATTCGCGCATCAGACAGATAAAACCCTGAGTTTATTTGTAAAAGCAGATGAAAACTGGTTTTATTCTACCCTGATTAAGCTGTTTAAATAA
- a CDS encoding TIGR01777 family oxidoreductase, with protein MKNKKIIIAGGTGFIGTGLTHYFGHDNDIIILTRHPLPAHDRVSYASWDGKSLGNWVHHLENADLLINLTGKSVNCRYTPENKQAIFDSRTNATDVIAAAFRSIPNPPKVWINAASATIYRHAEDHPMDEFNGEIENDFSVQVCKKWEAGFNEATVPAGVRKAVLRIAITIGAEGGVLSPYLNLVKFGLGGYQGSGQQRFSWVHITDVARMMEWIFENPSLEGTFNCSAPHPTTNREFMRTLRKAAGHLFGLPAPTWMLKIGACLIGTEAELLLKSRWVLPTRATQAGFTFQYPHLKPAMENIIQSLPRRRYHLF; from the coding sequence ATGAAAAACAAAAAGATCATCATCGCTGGCGGCACAGGCTTCATCGGCACAGGCCTGACTCACTACTTCGGCCATGACAACGACATCATCATCCTCACCCGCCACCCTCTCCCTGCCCATGACCGTGTCTCCTACGCCTCCTGGGATGGAAAATCCCTCGGCAACTGGGTACACCACCTCGAAAATGCCGACCTACTCATTAATCTCACCGGTAAATCTGTCAACTGCCGCTACACCCCCGAAAATAAACAAGCCATCTTCGACAGTCGTACCAACGCTACCGACGTCATAGCCGCCGCCTTTCGTTCCATTCCCAATCCCCCAAAAGTCTGGATCAACGCCGCTTCTGCCACCATCTACCGCCATGCAGAAGATCATCCCATGGATGAATTCAATGGTGAAATAGAAAACGACTTCTCTGTGCAGGTCTGCAAAAAATGGGAAGCAGGTTTCAACGAAGCCACCGTACCCGCAGGTGTGCGCAAAGCTGTATTACGCATCGCCATCACAATCGGTGCCGAAGGAGGTGTATTATCCCCTTACCTGAACCTGGTAAAATTTGGCCTGGGTGGTTACCAGGGCAGTGGCCAACAGCGTTTCAGCTGGGTACATATCACAGATGTAGCCCGTATGATGGAATGGATTTTCGAAAACCCATCCCTCGAAGGCACCTTCAATTGCAGTGCTCCACACCCTACCACTAACCGTGAATTCATGCGCACGTTACGCAAAGCTGCCGGCCACCTGTTCGGTCTGCCAGCCCCCACCTGGATGCTGAAAATCGGCGCCTGTCTCATTGGCACAGAAGCAGAATTACTCCTGAAAAGCAGGTGGGTACTACCTACCCGCGCCACACAGGCTGGCTTTACATTTCAGTATCCCCACCTGAAACCCGCTATGGAAAACATTATACAAAGCCTGCCAAGAAGACGGTATCACCTCTTCTAA
- a CDS encoding pyruvate dehydrogenase complex dihydrolipoamide acetyltransferase, with translation MAEVIRMPLLSDTMTEGVIAEWHKKVGDTVKADDVIAEVETDKATMEVMGYVEGTLLYIGVEKGKAAKVNEVIAIVGKPGEDFQSLLGGAAPAPAAAPAQQEAQAPAPAADNAAPAPAADNAAAAEALKNATVIRMPLLSDTMTEGKIVAWNKKVGDTVKSDDVLAEVETDKATMEVIGYADGELLYVGVKEGDAAKVNGIIAIVGKKGTNVEAILAAEGQGGAKPAAAAAAPAAQTAAPAANAAPTATPEAAADANGRVKASPLAKKLAQEKGIDINKVPGSGDNGRIVKKDVDGFVPSAAPAATATAAAPAAAKTAPAFAPAGQEGYTDIQLTQMRKVIAKRLSESKFSAPHFYLKVDVNMDKAMDARKAINEVSPVKISFNDMVIKAAALALRQHPDVNSSWMGDFIRQNHHIHIGSAVAIEDGLIVPVIRFADQKSLSQIAADAKGLYDKAKNKKLQPQDFTGNTFTISNLGMMGIDEFTAIINPPDSAILAVGGIKETVVSEKGQFKAVNIMKLTLSCDHRSVDGSVGAKFLATLKGYLENPVTMLV, from the coding sequence ATGGCAGAAGTTATCAGAATGCCCCTTTTGAGTGACACGATGACAGAAGGGGTGATCGCGGAATGGCATAAAAAGGTAGGCGATACCGTAAAAGCAGACGATGTAATTGCTGAGGTGGAAACTGATAAGGCCACCATGGAAGTGATGGGATATGTAGAGGGTACGTTATTATATATAGGTGTAGAGAAGGGAAAGGCTGCTAAAGTAAATGAAGTAATAGCTATTGTTGGTAAACCGGGTGAAGACTTCCAGTCTTTACTGGGTGGTGCTGCTCCAGCTCCGGCTGCCGCACCTGCACAACAGGAAGCTCAGGCACCAGCTCCAGCTGCTGATAATGCTGCTCCGGCACCAGCTGCCGATAATGCTGCTGCTGCAGAGGCGCTGAAAAATGCTACTGTAATCCGTATGCCACTCCTGAGCGATACGATGACAGAAGGTAAAATCGTTGCCTGGAATAAGAAAGTAGGCGACACCGTGAAAAGCGATGACGTACTGGCTGAAGTGGAAACCGACAAGGCGACCATGGAAGTAATTGGTTACGCTGACGGTGAATTATTATATGTAGGCGTAAAAGAAGGTGATGCTGCCAAAGTAAATGGTATTATCGCTATCGTAGGTAAGAAAGGTACAAATGTGGAGGCTATCTTGGCTGCTGAAGGTCAGGGTGGTGCTAAACCAGCTGCTGCCGCTGCTGCTCCTGCCGCTCAAACTGCTGCTCCTGCTGCAAATGCAGCTCCGACAGCAACTCCTGAAGCTGCTGCTGACGCTAACGGTCGTGTGAAAGCATCTCCGCTGGCTAAGAAACTGGCGCAGGAAAAAGGTATCGATATCAATAAAGTACCTGGTTCCGGCGATAACGGTAGAATCGTGAAGAAAGATGTGGACGGATTCGTTCCATCTGCAGCACCTGCTGCTACCGCTACCGCTGCTGCACCTGCTGCTGCGAAAACAGCACCAGCTTTTGCACCTGCCGGCCAGGAAGGTTACACAGATATTCAGCTTACTCAGATGCGTAAAGTGATCGCTAAGCGCCTGAGCGAAAGCAAATTCTCTGCTCCTCACTTCTACCTGAAAGTGGATGTGAATATGGACAAGGCAATGGATGCCCGTAAAGCAATTAACGAGGTATCTCCTGTTAAGATCTCCTTCAATGATATGGTGATCAAAGCAGCTGCCCTGGCCCTGCGTCAGCATCCTGATGTGAACAGCAGCTGGATGGGTGATTTCATCCGCCAGAACCACCACATACACATCGGTTCCGCTGTAGCAATCGAAGATGGTCTGATCGTACCGGTTATCCGCTTCGCTGACCAGAAATCTCTGAGCCAGATCGCAGCTGATGCTAAAGGTCTGTACGACAAAGCTAAAAACAAGAAACTCCAACCACAGGACTTCACTGGTAATACCTTCACTATCTCTAACCTGGGTATGATGGGTATCGATGAATTCACTGCAATCATCAATCCTCCGGATTCTGCGATCCTGGCTGTTGGTGGTATCAAGGAAACAGTAGTATCTGAGAAAGGACAGTTTAAGGCTGTTAATATCATGAAACTGACCCTGAGCTGTGATCACCGTAGTGTAGATGGATCTGTAGGTGCGAAGTTCCTCGCGACACTGAAAGGTTACCTGGAAAACCCGGTTACAATGCTGGTATAG
- a CDS encoding CoA-binding protein — MSDKKKTVVLGASPNPDRYSFLAVNRLAANGHPVVAIGKRAAQIGSIPIVTDHTSQEDVDTVTLYMNPGNQKEYYDYIMNLHPKRIIFNPGTENDELAKMAEDKGIDTLEACTLVLLSTGQY; from the coding sequence ATGAGCGACAAGAAAAAAACCGTGGTATTGGGTGCATCACCTAATCCTGACAGATATAGTTTCCTGGCTGTGAATAGATTGGCGGCCAATGGGCATCCGGTGGTAGCTATTGGTAAAAGGGCTGCTCAGATTGGAAGTATTCCCATTGTTACCGACCACACTTCGCAGGAAGATGTGGATACAGTAACCCTGTATATGAACCCTGGGAACCAAAAGGAATATTATGATTATATCATGAATTTGCATCCCAAACGCATCATCTTCAATCCTGGTACTGAAAATGACGAATTAGCGAAAATGGCGGAAGATAAAGGGATTGATACATTAGAAGCTTGTACATTGGTACTCCTCAGTACCGGACAATATTGA